The genome window CTTGTCATGGAGCTGAACATTTGGTGGGTCAACAAGTTCACGTGGGGTTTGACCTAGAGCAAACGTTTAATGTCCAATTTCAGGAGAATATTTCACATCCAGAGTGAGTGATGATGGACATGAAACTAGGCTTTTCGCGTACGTACCTGGCCTTCCACTCCGATGTTCATCCACACGCCTCCCGCGGAGAAGCGCGTCCGGATCGCCGTCACCTGCAGCCCGGCCTCCATGGCCTTGAGCCGCTGGAGCACCCTCACAAACGCACCAAGCGCCATCGAATGGTCTTGGCTCTCGGCTTGCACCTTCACCACCATGCCCCGCCCGACACCACTCCTCGTGCCTCCCTGCTGCTTCCAGCGGCTCGCGGCCTTCTCTAGGAGCTCCTGGTTCCTGGCGCTGAGCTGCTCCTTCCTGGCCACCAGCTCCCTGACGTAGCCGGCCGCCGCGCCGACGATGTCGTTCTTGCCACCCTGCAGCAGCGTGTGCGTCAACAGGTTGTTTTGCTCTCCTCTCAACATGTCACGCGCGCACACCACGTGTTTGTGTGATTGTGTCGTGACTAACTTTTGACGACGCGCCGTGGGGCAGAAGAGCGTGGAGGTCGGCGAATCCCTGGCTGAGGCGCTCCCGCCGCAGCCGCTCGCGCATGATGTTCCGGAACCGCGAGCTTCGCGGCGCCTGCGACGTGCCAACCCCGAAGCCGGGAACGCTCTCGCGCGCGGGCGCCGGGAACGCTGGGGCCGCCACCACGGCGGCGCCGGCGTCATGAGCTACGCGTCTCAGGTAACTGAACATCCTCCGGTGCATGTTGTGCTCTCCACTGTACCG of Zea mays cultivar B73 chromosome 8, Zm-B73-REFERENCE-NAM-5.0, whole genome shotgun sequence contains these proteins:
- the LOC103636607 gene encoding transcription factor BHLH148; translation: MDPFYFGPDQLDAAAVDEDYLTSLGLVVLSPEPVAPLPGGAFEAYQRRAPALLEHSLQTMSRRYSGEHNMHRRMFSYLRRVAHDAGAAVVAAPAFPAPARESVPGFGVGTSQAPRSSRFRNIMRERLRRERLSQGFADLHALLPHGASSKGGKNDIVGAAAGYVRELVARKEQLSARNQELLEKAASRWKQQGGTRSGVGRGMVVKVQAESQDHSMALGAFVRVLQRLKAMEAGLQVTAIRTRFSAGGVWMNIGVEGQVSARDVDKSITNALIELEGNDPRSSKPRFSCQVETVQMD